The following coding sequences are from one Carassius auratus strain Wakin unplaced genomic scaffold, ASM336829v1 scaf_tig00216558, whole genome shotgun sequence window:
- the LOC113098430 gene encoding platelet-activating factor receptor-like, with protein MCEKLSAEDAIDQSAALEHHVHRNYKFCSQICKMVTPTTIGNSSTFNQFVDSEFRYILFTIFYSLVFIFGLLANCYALYVLHRLRESKAMNEIRIYMTNLTVADLLFVVALPFWVDYYKNHGNWKNSDALCRITGSLFFINTYCSILFLAVISINRYWAVTRPLVAASSDCWKRGAIVSALIWFVTLAASVKSLTDDGIPKNKENNISRCFEGYQNEDYSTKYAMAITHFIIIVLFFLVFLMVIICNISIARALLSQPISQPQASTGKRPGGTKRRALRMLCAVIGVFVVCFLPHHVVQGPWVLSVLYLKEDWSKETRQSLNDAHQITLVLMGFNCLLDPLVYCFATTKFRKYIQNHFTKVKNKKHCSRNTLSTAVSLKSRHEN; from the exons ATGTGTGAAAAGCTGAGCGCTGAAGACGCAATCGATCAGAGCGCAGCACTCGAGCACCACGTTCACCGGAATTACAAG TTTTGTTCTCAGATTTGCAAGATGGTGACTCCTACCACCATTGGAAACAGCAGTACTTTCAACCAATTCGTTGACTCAGAGTTTCGGTACATTCTGTTTACTATATTCTACAGCCTGGTCTTTATCTTTGGGTTGCTGGCCAACTGCTACGCTCTTTATGTGCTGCACCGTTTGAGAGAGTCTAAAGCCATGAATGAGATTCGAATCTACATGACCAACTTGACCGTTGCAGACCTACTGTTTGTGGTCGCTCTACCGTTCTGGGTTGACTACTACAAGAATCACGGCAACTGGAAGAACTCAGATGCCCTCTGTCGTATCACAGGGTCGTTGTTCTTCATCAATACATACTGCTCTATTCTCTTCCTTGCTGTCATCAGCATTAACCGTTACTGGGCTGTTACCAGGCCGCTGGTGGCGGCTTCTTCTGACTGCTGGAAACGTGGAGCAATCGTCTCAGCGCTCATCTGGTTCGTTACTCTTGCAGCATCAGTTAAATCCCTCACTGACGATGGAATCCCGAAGAATAAGGAGAATAACATTTCTCGCTGTTTTGAGGGTTATCAAAATGAGGATTACTCAACAAAATATGCAATGGCCATCACACATTTCATCATTATTGTCTtattctttcttgttttcttgaTGGTGATCATCTGCAACATCTCGATTGCTCGAGCTCTTCTGTCACAACCCATCAGTCAGCCTCAAGCCAGCACAGGAAAGCGTCCCGGTGGAACCAAGCGGAGAGCTTTGAGGATGCTGTGTGCTGTTATAGGTGTCTTTGTGGTGTGTTTCCTGCCCCATCACGTGGTGCAGGGTCCCTGGGTGTTGTCGGTGCTGTACCTGAAGGAAGATTGGAGTAAAGAAACGCGGCAAAGCTTAAACGATGCTCACCAGATCACCCTCGTACTTATGGGGTTCAACTGCCTTCTGGACCCGCTGGTGTATTGCTTCGCCACCACAAAGTTCCGCAAGTACATCCAGAATCATTTCACAAaggtcaaaaataaaaaacactgctcACGCAACACATTGAGCACGGCTGTGTCACTGAAGAGCAGACATGAGAATTAA